The Allorhodopirellula heiligendammensis genome includes a window with the following:
- the dnaK gene encoding molecular chaperone DnaK, producing the protein MAQGEKIIGIDLGTTNSVVSIMEGSEPKVIPNAEGNRLTPSVVAFTDKQETIVGEPARRQAVTNPKRTVYSVKRFMGRRHSEVESEEKMVPYGITGGAGDYVKIQVGDNEYTPQEISAKVLRKLKESAESYLGHKVNKAVITVPAYFNDAQRQATKDAGQIAGLEVARIINEPTAAALAYGLDKKKDESIIVFDLGGGTFDVSVLEVADSGDEEQESRVFQVISTSGDTHLGGDDFDEALIHYVADEFKKDNGIDLRNDAMALQRLQEACEKAKKELSTLPETDINLPFITMDASGPKHLTMKITRSKFEELIDKLVDRCRGPVLQALKDAGMSPSDIDEIVLVGGSTRVPKVRQAVKEIFGKEPHQGVNPDEVVAIGAAIQGSVLAGDRTDVLLLDVTPLTLGIETEGGVMTALVERNTTVPAEKKNVFSTAADNQTAVTVRVFQGERKMANANRLLAEFNLDGIPPSPRGVPQIEVKFDIDQNGILSVSAKELKTGKEAHVEIKDSGALSDDDIAQMKKDAEANAEDDKRQFELVEARNKVSQQVYQLEKLMTENGEKLTDADKAPMNAAIEKVKKAAEGDDLAAIKSASDELDAASQAFSKVLYEKTDAAGESADGPAAGAGASSGDDDDAVDAEFEVKE; encoded by the coding sequence ATGGCACAAGGCGAAAAAATTATCGGCATCGACCTCGGCACCACGAACAGCGTCGTGTCGATCATGGAAGGTAGCGAACCGAAGGTAATTCCAAACGCGGAAGGCAACCGGCTCACACCGAGCGTCGTGGCCTTTACCGACAAGCAAGAAACGATCGTCGGGGAACCGGCTCGCCGGCAAGCGGTCACCAACCCTAAACGCACCGTCTATTCGGTCAAGCGATTCATGGGCCGACGGCACAGCGAAGTCGAATCGGAAGAGAAGATGGTACCGTATGGTATCACCGGCGGTGCGGGCGACTACGTAAAGATCCAAGTCGGCGACAACGAATACACGCCCCAAGAAATCTCGGCCAAGGTACTGCGCAAACTCAAAGAGTCGGCAGAATCCTACCTCGGACATAAAGTTAATAAGGCCGTCATCACCGTGCCGGCGTATTTCAATGATGCCCAGCGTCAAGCGACCAAAGATGCTGGCCAGATCGCGGGATTGGAAGTGGCGCGGATCATCAACGAGCCGACCGCTGCCGCACTCGCATACGGCCTGGACAAGAAGAAAGACGAGAGCATCATCGTGTTTGACCTCGGCGGTGGAACGTTCGACGTTTCGGTCCTGGAAGTGGCCGATAGTGGCGATGAGGAGCAAGAGAGCCGCGTCTTCCAAGTCATCTCGACCTCAGGGGATACCCACCTGGGCGGCGACGATTTTGACGAAGCCTTGATCCACTACGTTGCTGACGAATTCAAGAAAGACAACGGGATCGACCTGCGTAACGATGCCATGGCGTTGCAACGACTTCAGGAAGCCTGTGAAAAAGCCAAGAAGGAACTCAGCACGCTGCCGGAAACGGATATCAACCTGCCGTTCATCACGATGGACGCATCCGGCCCGAAACACCTGACCATGAAGATCACGCGTTCGAAGTTCGAAGAGCTGATCGACAAGCTCGTCGATCGCTGCCGTGGCCCGGTCTTGCAAGCTCTGAAAGATGCTGGCATGAGCCCGAGTGACATCGATGAAATCGTGTTGGTCGGCGGTAGTACTCGGGTGCCCAAGGTGCGACAAGCCGTGAAGGAAATCTTCGGCAAAGAGCCTCACCAAGGCGTTAACCCCGATGAAGTTGTGGCCATTGGTGCCGCGATTCAAGGTAGCGTTTTGGCTGGCGATCGTACCGATGTGCTGTTGCTCGACGTCACGCCGCTGACCCTCGGTATCGAAACCGAAGGTGGCGTCATGACCGCACTGGTGGAACGTAACACGACCGTGCCAGCGGAAAAGAAAAACGTGTTTAGCACCGCTGCAGACAATCAGACCGCCGTCACCGTCCGAGTCTTCCAGGGCGAACGCAAGATGGCGAACGCCAACCGCCTGCTCGCTGAATTCAACCTTGACGGCATCCCCCCGTCGCCACGAGGTGTACCACAGATTGAAGTCAAGTTTGACATCGACCAGAACGGTATCCTTAGCGTGTCGGCCAAGGAGCTCAAAACCGGGAAGGAAGCCCACGTCGAGATCAAGGACAGTGGTGCATTGTCAGACGATGACATCGCGCAGATGAAGAAGGATGCCGAAGCGAATGCGGAAGATGACAAACGTCAGTTCGAACTCGTCGAAGCTCGCAACAAGGTCAGCCAGCAGGTTTACCAACTTGAGAAATTGATGACCGAGAACGGCGAGAAACTCACCGATGCCGATAAGGCACCGATGAACGCCGCGATCGAAAAAGTCAAGAAGGCCGCCGAAGGCGACGACTTGGCTGCCATCAAGTCGGCTTCCGATGAGCTCGATGCCGCCTCGCAGGCGTTCAGCAAGGTCCTCTACGAAAAGACCGATGCGGCAGGCGAGTCGGCCGACGGTCCCGCCGCTGGCGCCGGTGCATCCTCCGGTGACGATGATGACGCGGTTGACGCGGAATTCGAAGTCAAGGAATAG
- the clpB gene encoding ATP-dependent chaperone ClpB, protein MAFRFDKLTTQAQSTVAEAQAQATASGNAEITPLHLFAAAMAQSGGITKPLLDKLNVDTKSLQALITSELEKLPRSSGGGQPRVSAKLQEVFQSADEAAKSLKDEYVSTEHLLLGLVRIENTAKNLLAMSGVTADDLLKATSEIRGSARVTDPNAESTYQALEKYGIDLTQLAETGKLDPVIGRDNEIRRVIQVLSRRTKNNPVLIGQPGVGKTAIAEGLALRIFEGDVPQSLKGKRVISLDMGALVAGAKFRGDFEERLKAVLREVKDSDGGVVLFIDELHLVVGAGNAEGSADAANLLKPELARGTLRCIGATTLDEYRQHIEKDAALERRFQPVFVGEPNIDDTIAILRGLKSRYESHHGVRITDSALVAAANLSSRYIADRFLPDKAIDLVDEAASRLAMEKESVPEPIDRLQRRLRQLELAHRQLVDESEASAVEKRSDVEEEMDEVKAELASLREQWEAEKMGLDDVQSIRQEAEQLQHRFAKLDSEAKEKQLRGESPEELYREMLQVQSRQRELQTRIEEAEAAESAKAESQSSEIDQDDREPRRLLRQEVTEEEIAEVVSTWTGVPVSRMMETERAKLLVMEERLHRRVIGQDEAVAAVSDAVRRSRSGLQDPHRPIGSFLFLGPTGVGKTELCKALAEVMFDDDSAMIRIDMSEFMERHSVSRLIGAPPGYVGYEEGGKLTEAVRRRPYAVILLDEMEKAHPDVFNILLQVLDDGRLTDGQGRTVDFTNAVIVMTSNVGSQVIQRVTEEGGDEDEMRAAVHDALKARFLPEFLNRVDDIVVFHPLQQAQIRHIVELQLDELRRRLAVSGLALELTPAAVDEIAAVGYDPAYGARPLKRVIQREVQNPLASALLRNSYPEGSTIKVDFRDGSFRFSE, encoded by the coding sequence ATGGCGTTTCGATTTGATAAGCTGACCACTCAAGCGCAGAGCACGGTTGCCGAGGCGCAAGCTCAGGCAACTGCTTCAGGAAACGCGGAGATCACTCCGCTGCATTTGTTTGCGGCGGCAATGGCCCAATCCGGCGGTATCACTAAACCGCTGCTCGACAAGCTCAACGTCGACACGAAATCGCTGCAAGCGTTGATCACGAGTGAACTCGAAAAACTGCCTCGCAGCAGCGGCGGCGGCCAGCCTCGAGTGAGTGCAAAGCTGCAAGAGGTTTTTCAGTCCGCCGATGAAGCGGCCAAGTCGCTCAAGGATGAGTACGTCAGCACGGAGCATTTGCTGCTCGGATTGGTGCGGATCGAAAACACCGCCAAGAATTTGCTCGCGATGTCCGGCGTGACCGCTGACGATCTGCTCAAAGCGACCAGCGAGATCCGTGGCTCGGCGCGAGTGACGGATCCCAACGCGGAGTCGACCTACCAAGCTCTCGAAAAATACGGCATCGACCTCACCCAGCTCGCCGAGACCGGTAAACTCGACCCGGTAATCGGTCGCGACAACGAGATTCGCCGAGTCATCCAAGTACTGTCGCGGCGAACGAAGAATAATCCCGTTTTAATCGGCCAGCCCGGTGTCGGGAAAACCGCCATTGCTGAAGGGCTCGCACTGCGCATCTTTGAAGGCGATGTGCCTCAGAGCCTCAAAGGGAAACGTGTCATCTCGTTGGACATGGGCGCGTTGGTAGCTGGCGCGAAGTTCCGGGGCGATTTCGAAGAGCGACTCAAGGCAGTACTCCGCGAGGTCAAGGATTCCGATGGCGGCGTGGTGTTATTCATCGACGAACTGCACTTAGTCGTCGGGGCAGGCAACGCCGAGGGTTCCGCCGACGCGGCGAACCTACTCAAACCCGAACTGGCACGCGGCACCCTACGCTGCATCGGGGCCACCACACTCGACGAGTACCGACAACACATCGAAAAGGATGCCGCGTTGGAGCGTCGTTTTCAGCCTGTCTTCGTCGGTGAGCCAAACATTGATGATACGATCGCGATTCTGCGAGGCTTGAAATCTCGCTATGAATCACATCATGGTGTCCGCATCACCGACAGCGCGCTGGTGGCTGCCGCTAACCTATCCAGCCGTTATATCGCCGATCGATTTCTACCTGACAAAGCGATCGACTTGGTCGACGAAGCCGCCAGTCGCTTAGCGATGGAAAAGGAGTCGGTGCCTGAACCGATCGACCGCCTCCAGCGCCGCCTGCGTCAACTCGAGCTTGCCCATCGCCAACTCGTCGATGAAAGTGAAGCCTCGGCCGTTGAAAAGCGTTCCGACGTTGAGGAAGAAATGGACGAGGTGAAGGCGGAATTGGCCAGCCTGCGAGAGCAGTGGGAAGCCGAAAAGATGGGGCTCGATGATGTTCAGTCGATCCGCCAGGAAGCCGAGCAGCTGCAACATCGCTTTGCGAAACTTGACTCCGAGGCGAAAGAGAAACAACTCCGTGGTGAGAGCCCCGAAGAGCTCTATCGGGAAATGCTGCAAGTTCAATCCCGGCAGCGAGAACTGCAAACTCGCATTGAGGAAGCCGAAGCCGCTGAGTCCGCCAAGGCCGAATCTCAATCCAGTGAAATAGACCAAGATGATCGTGAGCCGCGCCGACTCTTACGCCAAGAAGTAACCGAAGAAGAGATCGCTGAAGTCGTTAGTACCTGGACCGGAGTTCCGGTCTCGCGGATGATGGAAACCGAGCGTGCGAAACTACTCGTCATGGAAGAGCGTCTGCACCGACGCGTGATCGGACAAGACGAAGCCGTCGCAGCGGTTTCAGACGCTGTCCGACGCAGTCGCAGTGGATTGCAGGACCCTCATCGCCCCATCGGATCATTCCTATTCCTCGGTCCAACCGGGGTAGGGAAAACGGAATTATGCAAGGCACTCGCCGAAGTCATGTTCGACGACGATTCAGCCATGATTCGAATCGACATGAGCGAGTTCATGGAACGACACAGCGTTTCAAGGTTGATCGGAGCACCTCCCGGATACGTCGGCTATGAGGAAGGGGGCAAACTCACCGAGGCGGTGCGCCGTCGCCCCTATGCGGTGATCTTGCTCGACGAGATGGAGAAAGCCCATCCAGACGTGTTTAACATCCTGCTGCAAGTCCTCGATGACGGCCGCCTGACCGACGGCCAAGGTCGGACGGTTGATTTCACCAACGCCGTCATCGTGATGACCAGCAATGTAGGGAGCCAAGTGATCCAACGTGTCACCGAAGAGGGTGGTGACGAAGACGAAATGCGCGCGGCAGTCCACGACGCTCTGAAGGCACGCTTTCTTCCTGAGTTCCTCAACCGCGTTGACGACATCGTGGTCTTTCATCCGCTGCAGCAGGCCCAGATTCGACACATCGTCGAACTTCAGCTCGACGAACTGCGCCGTCGTTTGGCCGTCAGCGGATTGGCACTCGAGCTCACGCCCGCCGCAGTCGACGAGATCGCGGCAGTCGGCTATGACCCAGCCTACGGCGCCCGCCCCCTCAAACGCGTCATCCAACGCGAAGTGCAAAACCCACTCGCCAGCGCACTGCTGAGGAACAGCTACCCAGAGGGTTCGACGATCAAGGTTGACTTCCGCGACGGGAGTTTTCGGTTCAGCGAGTAG
- a CDS encoding DUF1570 domain-containing protein: protein MPRPAVFCSVAVVLCLLLPELSSTGQADYTVYQLPGTSLQLLLEGSVTYHAGGNVTHQHPRGSLHFSAQDIQVLKSPTPQSVYAKRLREVRKLGDVNEVLELAKWALKNGMLEESKSLLSVAWKIDSSDERLVKLADLMRYINHSVPDNPEVEQHARQFVGSDRMVATRSKHFLLLHDANTATDEVTHKTRAEMRLELLEKVYESYLLTFAFEGVFLRPPNQPLEVVLFSRQADFMQMERRLGGSLKQTAGFYLPKENISMFYDSGTSEEFQVLMELDRQLVKLRETAKQARGPGAGQLIRFAKTIELLIDITRESEDVSTVSHEAIHHLAANTGVFPRDGAFVRWVHEGMASYFESAKLAKWSGVGVVDSSRISYYRVLEGDPHRGSLEFIVSDLGFLVETALGDQLPAYGQAWALTHFLFNEHFMELMQYYKKVGQLEEHEGDMTAAILKERSENLLSVFDECFGDRTKLEMEWRRYMRTLRTDMERLAENRAGGTGPTR, encoded by the coding sequence ATGCCGCGCCCCGCCGTTTTTTGCAGCGTTGCTGTTGTTCTTTGTCTGCTGTTACCTGAGCTCAGCTCAACCGGCCAAGCTGATTACACCGTCTATCAATTGCCCGGCACATCCCTGCAATTGTTACTTGAGGGCTCGGTGACTTACCACGCGGGCGGGAACGTGACGCACCAGCATCCTCGCGGTTCACTGCATTTCAGTGCACAGGACATTCAGGTTCTCAAGAGCCCGACGCCGCAGAGCGTCTATGCCAAGCGACTTCGTGAAGTCCGCAAATTGGGCGATGTCAACGAGGTTCTGGAGCTAGCCAAGTGGGCGCTCAAGAACGGCATGCTCGAAGAGTCCAAGTCCCTGTTGAGCGTGGCGTGGAAGATTGACTCCAGCGACGAACGGCTCGTCAAGCTCGCGGACTTGATGCGATACATCAATCATTCGGTCCCTGACAATCCCGAAGTCGAACAGCACGCTCGACAGTTTGTCGGTAGCGATCGCATGGTCGCAACCCGCAGCAAACACTTCCTGCTACTGCATGATGCGAACACGGCCACCGACGAGGTGACCCACAAAACGCGGGCCGAGATGCGGCTGGAGCTACTCGAAAAGGTATACGAATCCTACTTATTGACGTTTGCCTTTGAAGGCGTCTTTCTGCGACCCCCAAACCAACCCTTGGAAGTGGTTCTGTTTAGCCGGCAAGCCGATTTCATGCAGATGGAACGCAGACTCGGTGGCTCGCTGAAACAGACAGCTGGTTTTTACCTGCCCAAAGAGAACATCTCGATGTTCTACGACTCCGGCACGTCCGAGGAATTTCAAGTCCTGATGGAGCTCGACCGCCAGCTCGTGAAGTTGCGAGAGACTGCCAAGCAGGCTCGCGGTCCCGGTGCCGGTCAGTTGATCCGGTTTGCCAAGACGATCGAGCTGCTGATTGACATCACCCGCGAGAGCGAAGATGTGTCCACCGTTTCGCATGAAGCGATCCATCATCTCGCTGCCAATACCGGCGTCTTCCCCCGGGACGGTGCTTTCGTACGCTGGGTCCACGAAGGGATGGCGTCCTATTTCGAGTCCGCCAAACTCGCCAAATGGAGCGGTGTGGGTGTGGTCGATTCGAGTCGGATCAGTTACTACCGCGTGCTGGAGGGCGACCCGCATCGTGGCAGCCTCGAATTCATTGTCTCGGATCTGGGGTTCCTGGTCGAAACGGCCCTCGGCGACCAGCTACCCGCGTACGGTCAAGCGTGGGCCCTAACTCATTTTCTTTTCAACGAGCACTTCATGGAACTCATGCAATACTACAAGAAAGTGGGGCAGTTGGAGGAACACGAGGGCGACATGACTGCTGCGATTTTGAAAGAGCGATCCGAAAATTTGCTTTCCGTTTTCGATGAATGTTTTGGGGATCGGACCAAGCTCGAAATGGAATGGCGACGCTACATGCGCACGCTACGAACAGATATGGAACGCTTGGCCGAGAACCGGGCCGGTGGAACCGGACCTACTCGCTGA
- the ligA gene encoding NAD-dependent DNA ligase LigA, which produces MTDHSIQQRIDQLVEQIRYHDRLYYQDAAPEISDLQYDQLLAELVGLEQDHPEFAASDSPTQRVGGDVVEHLVSVEHRAPMLSIDNTYSRTELRAAMQRIEKSLAPSLAEGDAVVWVMEYKIDGVAGSIRYEDGHLALALTRGNGVLGDDITHNVRTIRDLPLRLETEHPPAVAELRGEIYMTDADLADLNVRQAEAGAEPYKNTRNVTAGTIRLLDPKIAAARKLRFFCHGSGELMGVDANNHMEFLDWVRRMGVPATPNVVRLESIEEALDAVAKLEEGMPDLPFEVDGIVFKIDSFAQRETLGVRSKSPRWVIAYKFERYEATTRLEAIEVQVGKTGTITPVAYLTPVDIAGTTVSRASLHNADEIERLDVRVGDLVVVEKAGKIIPKVVRVEKHLRTDELPVYEFPTACPECAEPLTRDEGGVYIRCTNPLCPAQLRQRLVYFGSRAGMDIDGLGEEVVDLLLQRNLVASFADLYRLDTDTLAELTWPRQRKGKADEMINVQFGRKNAENLVAGIDASRTRGLARVLASISIRHVGPRVAKLITAKYWTLAQLQAATAEEIASIHEIGERIAESLTGFLHSNHGGQVLADLQSAGVVLSEPEPQVTAVDQDNLPLAGKIVVATGTLSHYTRDQIKARIEELGGRAASSVSKNTDFLIAGEKAGSKRNKAESLGVEVISEDEFRARYESL; this is translated from the coding sequence ATGACGGACCATTCAATTCAACAGCGGATCGATCAGCTCGTCGAGCAAATTCGCTATCACGACCGGCTTTACTACCAGGACGCCGCGCCGGAAATTTCGGATCTGCAGTACGACCAACTCCTGGCAGAGCTCGTCGGATTGGAGCAGGATCACCCTGAATTTGCCGCTTCTGATTCACCAACCCAGCGGGTGGGGGGCGACGTCGTTGAGCATCTGGTGTCGGTCGAACATCGCGCGCCCATGCTTTCGATTGACAATACCTATAGCCGCACAGAATTGCGGGCGGCCATGCAGCGTATCGAAAAGTCGCTAGCTCCCTCGCTCGCCGAGGGTGACGCAGTGGTCTGGGTAATGGAGTACAAAATTGATGGGGTCGCGGGGTCGATTCGTTACGAAGACGGGCACCTCGCCCTGGCGCTGACGCGGGGAAACGGCGTCTTGGGTGACGACATCACCCACAATGTCCGCACCATTCGGGATTTGCCCCTGAGACTCGAAACCGAACATCCACCCGCCGTGGCCGAACTTCGCGGCGAGATTTACATGACCGATGCCGATCTCGCCGATCTGAATGTGCGACAAGCCGAGGCCGGCGCCGAGCCGTACAAGAACACGCGCAATGTGACCGCTGGCACGATTCGGCTCCTCGACCCCAAGATTGCCGCCGCCCGCAAACTGCGATTTTTCTGTCACGGCAGCGGTGAGCTGATGGGCGTTGATGCCAACAATCATATGGAGTTCCTCGACTGGGTGCGGCGCATGGGCGTTCCCGCCACGCCCAATGTCGTGCGGCTGGAGTCAATCGAGGAAGCCCTCGACGCCGTCGCAAAGCTCGAAGAAGGGATGCCCGACCTGCCTTTCGAAGTTGATGGTATCGTGTTCAAAATCGATTCGTTTGCTCAACGGGAGACATTGGGCGTACGCAGCAAGAGTCCACGCTGGGTCATCGCCTACAAATTTGAGCGTTACGAAGCCACCACGCGTCTCGAAGCGATCGAGGTGCAAGTCGGTAAGACAGGCACGATTACCCCGGTGGCATATCTGACACCGGTGGACATTGCCGGCACGACTGTGTCGCGTGCCTCTCTGCATAACGCTGACGAGATCGAGCGTCTGGATGTTCGCGTGGGCGATCTCGTTGTCGTTGAAAAAGCGGGTAAAATCATCCCCAAGGTCGTGCGTGTGGAGAAACATCTCCGCACCGACGAACTGCCGGTGTACGAGTTTCCAACCGCATGCCCCGAGTGCGCCGAACCGCTGACGCGTGACGAAGGCGGTGTCTACATTCGCTGCACCAATCCGCTCTGCCCGGCACAACTCCGTCAACGGTTAGTCTATTTCGGCAGCCGCGCAGGGATGGATATAGATGGGTTGGGCGAAGAAGTGGTCGATCTATTGCTGCAAAGGAATCTGGTGGCCTCGTTCGCTGATCTGTATCGCCTCGATACCGACACGCTCGCGGAATTGACATGGCCTCGTCAGCGAAAAGGTAAAGCCGACGAGATGATCAACGTCCAATTCGGTCGTAAAAACGCAGAGAATTTAGTGGCCGGAATCGATGCCAGCCGGACTCGCGGACTCGCTCGGGTGTTGGCATCGATCAGCATTCGGCATGTTGGACCTCGAGTGGCAAAGTTGATCACCGCCAAGTACTGGACCCTCGCGCAGTTGCAAGCGGCGACGGCTGAGGAGATTGCGTCCATCCACGAAATCGGTGAACGAATCGCGGAGAGCCTCACTGGCTTCCTGCATAGCAATCACGGCGGGCAGGTGCTCGCGGATCTGCAGTCCGCCGGCGTTGTTCTGAGTGAACCTGAGCCGCAGGTGACGGCGGTTGACCAGGACAACCTACCGCTAGCGGGCAAGATAGTCGTCGCCACTGGGACGCTCTCCCACTACACCCGCGACCAAATTAAGGCGCGGATTGAAGAACTTGGTGGGCGGGCGGCGAGCAGCGTCAGCAAGAATACTGATTTCCTGATCGCGGGAGAAAAAGCTGGCAGCAAACGGAACAAGGCCGAGAGTCTCGGCGTCGAAGTCATCAGCGAGGACGAATTCCGCGCACGATACGAGTCGCTGTAG
- the glgX gene encoding glycogen debranching protein GlgX, translated as MLMRQPCPELQFAYAPPFGATPTATGTQFSVFSRSATEMRLLLYNKVNDREPAEIIDFDRDTDRWGDVWSLQVPGMEAGGLYHFQASGPWEPENGHRFDASARLIDPYAQALAGTYQTGKDGLIRPPKCVVVDHSFDWEGDRHLRRDMSETIIYEMHVKGFTKSRTAKVKAPGSYLGVIEKIPYLKSLGITAVELMPVHEFPILEPHGKKLERPNYWGYDPMAFFAPHRGYAHGKTPAAQVNEFKQMVKALHQAGIEVILDVVFNHTCEGNENGPTLSFKGLENQVYYILSEGQHYCNYSGCGNTLNGNHPVVREMIFHCLRHWVHNYHVDGFRFDLASIFSRDRTGNLISNPPIVELIAEDPMLADTKIIAEAWDAAGAYQVGSFGNHRWAEWNGRYRDDARGFWRGDGGTLGPLATRLAGSSDLYEHAGRPPFCSINFITSHDGFTMNDLVSYKEKHNEANNENNCDGDNHNTSDNYGVEGPTRKKAIATIRSQQIRNMLATLLVSQGVPMIVSGDEVRRTQKGNNNAYCQDNDISWFDWRLVERNADLARFVSAMIEFRKNQPTIRRKEYLTGRPIDGRKVPDVSWYGIKGNPLHWDQGMLAMTAYIAAPSRADDPEGLGRDLIIMFNSTGDNLDFELPSIGRGVVWNLFADTAAIPPKDIFPDIDGPVAPSNRIIDMPRHSMKIYVCNAQLT; from the coding sequence ATGCTGATGCGACAACCGTGCCCTGAACTACAATTTGCCTACGCACCTCCATTCGGGGCGACGCCGACGGCAACCGGTACCCAATTCTCTGTGTTCAGCCGTTCGGCAACCGAAATGCGATTGTTGCTGTACAACAAAGTTAACGATCGCGAACCGGCTGAAATCATCGATTTCGATCGCGATACCGACCGCTGGGGAGACGTCTGGAGTCTGCAGGTTCCCGGAATGGAGGCCGGCGGGCTCTACCATTTCCAAGCCAGCGGCCCATGGGAGCCAGAGAACGGACATCGTTTCGACGCCTCGGCGCGTTTGATCGACCCGTATGCGCAGGCCCTGGCGGGCACCTACCAAACCGGTAAAGACGGATTGATTCGTCCGCCGAAGTGCGTCGTCGTCGACCACTCCTTCGACTGGGAGGGCGACCGGCATCTCCGTCGCGACATGAGCGAGACGATCATTTACGAGATGCACGTCAAAGGTTTCACGAAGAGTCGGACCGCCAAGGTGAAGGCGCCGGGTAGTTATCTCGGTGTCATCGAGAAGATTCCGTACCTGAAATCGCTCGGTATTACGGCCGTTGAATTGATGCCGGTACATGAATTCCCGATTCTTGAACCGCACGGAAAAAAACTCGAACGCCCGAACTACTGGGGATATGACCCCATGGCGTTCTTTGCACCTCACCGCGGGTACGCCCACGGAAAGACGCCAGCGGCGCAGGTCAACGAGTTCAAACAGATGGTCAAGGCGTTGCATCAGGCTGGCATCGAAGTCATCCTCGACGTGGTTTTCAACCATACCTGTGAAGGCAACGAAAACGGGCCGACTCTGTCGTTCAAAGGTCTGGAGAACCAGGTTTACTACATTCTCAGCGAAGGCCAGCACTACTGCAATTACAGCGGCTGCGGCAATACGCTCAATGGTAATCATCCCGTCGTCCGTGAAATGATCTTCCACTGTTTGCGGCACTGGGTGCACAACTACCATGTCGATGGATTCCGATTCGACCTAGCCAGCATCTTCAGTCGTGACCGCACCGGCAATTTGATTTCTAACCCACCCATCGTGGAATTGATCGCCGAGGACCCGATGCTAGCGGATACCAAGATCATTGCCGAAGCCTGGGATGCCGCTGGCGCCTATCAAGTCGGCAGTTTCGGCAACCATCGTTGGGCCGAATGGAACGGTCGCTATCGAGACGATGCACGCGGCTTTTGGCGCGGTGATGGTGGCACGCTTGGCCCGCTCGCAACACGCCTGGCGGGTAGTAGTGACCTTTACGAACACGCCGGTCGACCGCCTTTTTGCAGCATCAACTTCATCACCAGCCACGATGGCTTCACGATGAACGATTTGGTCTCGTATAAAGAGAAGCACAACGAGGCCAACAACGAAAACAACTGTGACGGCGACAACCATAACACGAGTGACAACTACGGCGTCGAAGGCCCGACTCGCAAGAAGGCAATCGCCACGATTCGCTCTCAGCAAATCCGAAATATGCTCGCCACGCTATTGGTCAGCCAAGGTGTCCCAATGATCGTCAGCGGTGACGAAGTGCGCCGCACGCAGAAAGGTAACAACAACGCCTACTGCCAAGACAACGACATCTCGTGGTTTGACTGGCGGCTGGTCGAACGGAATGCGGACTTAGCCCGTTTCGTCAGTGCGATGATCGAGTTCCGTAAGAACCAGCCGACGATCCGGAGAAAAGAATACCTCACTGGTCGTCCGATCGACGGCCGCAAAGTCCCCGATGTGTCATGGTATGGCATCAAAGGCAATCCGTTGCACTGGGACCAAGGCATGCTGGCGATGACCGCTTACATCGCCGCCCCCAGTCGCGCTGACGATCCCGAAGGACTTGGCCGCGATTTGATCATTATGTTCAACAGCACGGGCGACAATCTCGACTTCGAACTGCCTTCGATCGGACGCGGCGTCGTGTGGAACCTATTCGCCGACACGGCCGCGATTCCACCCAAGGATATCTTTCCGGACATTGACGGCCCGGTCGCTCCGAGCAACCGCATTATCGACATGCCACGGCACTCCATGAAGATTTACGTCTGCAACGCGCAATTGACGTGA